In the genome of Candidatus Poribacteria bacterium, the window AATCACATTTGGGAATTTCCTCATGAGATCAAGCAGTAGCTCTTTGTCCCAGATATGTCCTGTCGGATTGTTTGGGTTGCATATGAAAGCGATATTCGAGGACCTCAGATTTTCGATGAGCTTCTTCATAGGAATCGAGAAGTTCTCCTCGTGATTTAAGATAAGATCGGTCACACACCCCCCGTATAGGCTCGTCGCCATCTCATATTCTGAGAAGGTCGGTTGAACGATGAGCGTCCTTTGAGGTTTCAAAGCGGCGCATGCGGCGTGTATGAGCTGGTTTGAGCCGTTCGATATGAGAGCACATCCCCGCGGGATGTCGAGCTTCCTGCAGAGTTTGAAAGAGAGGGTCTCAGAGTGTGGTTCCGGGTATCTCCCTATCTTATGTATATGTTCTTTCAACATCTGAAGCAGCTTTTCAGGAGGACCAAGCGGATTGAGGTTCACGCTGAAATCGATCAGATTTTCAGGCGACACCCCCAGCTTCTCGATCTTCTCCAGTTCGCCTCCATGTTCGAAGAACCCTTCTAAACTCAAACCCTTCTCACCTTTCCAGGACGTATTGTCGGAGGGGAATAAAAAAACCCCCGGCTTTCAGGGAAAACCGGGGATCGAAAAT includes:
- a CDS encoding threonine-phosphate decarboxylase; this translates as MSLEGFFEHGGELEKIEKLGVSPENLIDFSVNLNPLGPPEKLLQMLKEHIHKIGRYPEPHSETLSFKLCRKLDIPRGCALISNGSNQLIHAACAALKPQRTLIVQPTFSEYEMATSLYGGCVTDLILNHEENFSIPMKKLIENLRSSNIAFICNPNNPTGHIWDKELLLDLMRKFPNVIFVVDEAFSDFSDRPISLLKEVPKLGNLVILRSFTKLFSIPGLRLGYAVSNERVISVLKGYIEPWSVNRLAQIAGEALLNLGRFVKESKEFILAEREFLLSALRSIRGLIPFRSHANFLLIRCDALRSHRLQIELLRRGIFIRDCSNFKGLDERFVRVAVRRRDENKKLLSALKEVLL